In Chryseobacterium oranimense, a single window of DNA contains:
- a CDS encoding gliding motility-associated C-terminal domain-containing protein yields the protein MRRNLLFLLFFLVVSTFLYSQTDGPRKPPKNQPSGSAAQKAGTFIDVNAPGYTESSYSITQLVKDVLISSGTNTCVTPAVSNVKITPNHAVSDADRSWGYFHKGTTNFPFKDGIILSTGKARRAGNGPEGNLSDNNGGGTDSDLAQAIGSTGTLTDAVLLEFDFVPTTSQIKFNYILASEEYSGSFPCQYADAFAILLRPISGGPYQNMAILPGGAGPVSITNIHPAIPGSCAAINEQYFGGYNTGNVETNFEGRTIPLTATATVMAGQAYHFKMVVADYSPGSYEDHGWDSAVFLEGGSFNIGVELLDPSGATLPSDINVCDNVPQLITASVSDPNLLYQWYLNGAPITGATTNTITAVQPGTYTIEVSVPGNPCPGKATIQIHGGTTPQAQNATLLLCSTPDITTFDLTEAMPSISPTPGAVFKFYVNQADAVAQNGNYIQNILNYNGTDGQILYVVVSNGGFCSKMIELTLQKETTPKAGIKSSRIKICPGETVTLTADGGVTYQWGNFPGTGNTQTVTLYQTTTFTVYAVGTKGCRSLNPASITVEVTPEITSPLKDIEMCLGDRVTLDAGAGPNYKYLWSTGATTQTITADSWGIYTVEVDNGFCKKIFTAKVGGAATPFVTAVQYESAKKTVTIIAENPMMNNTPSTLEYSLDNGITWQQSNIFTNLLDNTNYTVLIRRVGTHCVGTFDFYTLQINNIITPNNDGVNDVLDLTALGEFKNFTGSIFDRYGVEMFRFSKEKPVWDGTVGGKKLPTATYWYKFNFEYPKSKAQMNWSGWIMLKNRE from the coding sequence ATGCGAAGAAATCTACTATTCCTTTTATTTTTCTTAGTCGTATCGACATTTTTATATTCTCAAACAGATGGGCCCCGCAAGCCTCCCAAAAATCAACCTTCAGGATCAGCTGCTCAGAAAGCGGGCACTTTTATTGATGTGAATGCTCCGGGATATACGGAATCCAGCTATTCCATTACACAGCTGGTAAAAGATGTCCTGATCTCTTCAGGTACAAATACCTGTGTGACGCCTGCGGTATCCAATGTAAAAATTACCCCAAACCATGCCGTATCTGATGCTGACAGATCATGGGGGTATTTCCACAAAGGAACTACCAATTTCCCATTCAAGGACGGGATTATACTTTCTACAGGGAAAGCCAGAAGAGCAGGTAACGGACCGGAAGGAAACCTGAGTGACAATAACGGGGGAGGAACAGATTCCGATCTTGCACAGGCCATCGGATCTACCGGAACATTGACGGATGCTGTTCTTTTGGAATTTGACTTTGTGCCGACTACTTCACAGATTAAATTTAATTATATCCTGGCATCCGAAGAGTACTCCGGTTCATTTCCATGTCAGTACGCAGATGCCTTTGCTATTTTGCTTAGACCAATATCGGGTGGGCCTTATCAGAATATGGCAATACTTCCCGGTGGTGCCGGTCCTGTAAGTATTACCAATATTCATCCGGCAATTCCTGGCAGTTGTGCTGCAATTAACGAACAGTATTTTGGAGGCTATAATACCGGGAATGTTGAAACGAATTTCGAGGGAAGAACAATTCCTCTTACTGCAACTGCGACGGTAATGGCAGGGCAGGCATATCATTTTAAAATGGTTGTTGCGGATTATTCGCCGGGAAGTTATGAAGATCATGGCTGGGATTCTGCCGTATTTTTGGAAGGAGGATCATTTAACATTGGGGTTGAGCTTTTAGACCCAAGCGGCGCCACTTTACCTTCTGATATCAATGTTTGTGATAATGTACCGCAGCTGATCACCGCTTCGGTAAGTGATCCTAATTTATTATACCAATGGTATCTGAACGGGGCTCCTATAACTGGTGCAACTACTAATACCATTACGGCTGTTCAGCCGGGAACTTATACTATTGAGGTAAGTGTTCCTGGAAATCCTTGCCCGGGTAAAGCGACTATACAGATTCATGGGGGAACTACTCCGCAGGCACAGAATGCTACACTTCTGCTGTGTTCCACACCGGATATTACCACCTTTGACCTGACTGAGGCCATGCCTTCAATAAGCCCGACTCCGGGAGCGGTATTCAAATTTTATGTCAATCAGGCTGATGCTGTAGCTCAGAATGGTAATTATATTCAGAATATTTTAAACTATAACGGGACGGACGGACAGATCCTGTACGTTGTAGTATCAAACGGAGGTTTCTGCAGCAAGATGATAGAACTGACCCTGCAAAAAGAAACCACACCGAAGGCGGGTATTAAATCTTCCAGAATAAAGATATGTCCGGGAGAAACAGTAACGCTTACTGCTGATGGAGGGGTAACTTACCAGTGGGGTAATTTCCCTGGTACCGGAAATACCCAAACGGTAACTTTATACCAGACTACGACATTTACAGTGTATGCTGTCGGTACAAAAGGATGCCGTTCATTGAACCCTGCTTCTATAACCGTAGAAGTGACTCCGGAGATTACGTCGCCTTTAAAAGATATAGAAATGTGTCTGGGTGACCGTGTTACTTTAGACGCAGGTGCCGGGCCGAACTATAAATATTTGTGGAGTACAGGAGCTACCACTCAGACCATTACTGCAGACAGCTGGGGTATTTATACCGTAGAAGTCGATAACGGATTCTGTAAAAAGATTTTCACAGCGAAAGTAGGAGGTGCAGCCACTCCTTTCGTGACGGCCGTTCAGTATGAAAGTGCTAAAAAAACAGTGACGATTATTGCTGAAAATCCTATGATGAACAATACTCCAAGCACTTTGGAATATTCTCTGGATAATGGAATTACATGGCAGCAGTCCAATATTTTTACCAACCTTTTAGACAATACCAACTATACTGTATTGATCAGAAGAGTAGGGACTCATTGTGTAGGAACTTTTGATTTCTATACACTTCAGATCAATAATATCATTACACCGAATAATGATGGTGTGAATGATGTATTGGATCTTACAGCATTGGGTGAATTCAAAAATTTTACAGGATCTATATTTGACAGATATGGAGTGGAGATGTTCAGATTCTCTAAAGAAAAACCGGTCTGGGACGGAACGGTAGGAGGAAAAAAACTTCCTACAGCTACTTATTGGTATAAATTTAATTTTGAATACCCTAAGTCAAAAGCTCAGATGAACTGGTCCGGATGGATCATGCTTAAGAATCGTGAATAA
- a CDS encoding choice-of-anchor L domain-containing protein: MLNRRIGNLFLALFFALIGNFVFAQNIDRATIPAKKANATSMKAGAFIDVNTPNYTESGYSITQLVKEVLISGGACSTSNVSNVSVSPNLTISDPSRSWGYFNKATTAFPFAKGIVLSTGYAAKAGNTYQGILNDGLGPNALGDTDLATALGINNAELRDATYIEFDFVPASTEISFRYLFASKEYAPGFQFACTKSDGFALLLKKATDPTYTNLAVLPGGAGPVSVTNIHPAIPGGCGAVNASYFAGINNPVVETNFDGRTIPLTAKATVTPGVTYHFKMVLADFSDRNYDSAVFLEAGSFDIGVKILDPAGVQLPDTVYMCDNAPQTFTASVQVPNVTYQWFLNNNPIPGQTGPSYTATQPGVYSVQVFIQGNTCPGTGTITVVGGTSPTVQNATLTACYTAGNATFNLPSANASISTTPGATFSYYLNQADANAGNTNTIPSPATFSSPGGQTVYVLVKNGFCSKVAELQLVKASQMTASILPPAVLTCASSQTTLDASASVYPAGSTFNWTTTGGNIVSGGTTLTPVINAPGTYTLTISKTYQPGGVICTTTANVTVTGDSAPPVTGLTASKTQICSGESVTLTASGGTTYNWTGLPGTGNTQTVSPTATTTYTVTAVGANGCVSQNPATITIEVSQPITVQDAVLHKCYAPGLTYDLTTAQSQITSAGAGVTFTYYINQADALAGNTNFIATPTTYSPPGNQTIYVLVKNGGCHYVVSLQLLRTAETTLTIAAPQEITCTTPQTTLNASASVVPAGSTIAWTAAGGGNIVSGANTLTPVVNAGGTYTLTVTNVSQPGNLSCTYTATVTVTQNTTLPTATVVSSQPRICVGESVTLTASGGVTYNWVGLPGNGNTQVVSPTLTTVYTVYAVSANGCVSATPATVTVIVGPPTAGVSASKIKICAGESVTLTATGGITYNWVGLPGNGNTQVVSPTITTEYSVYALGGNGCSSINPAKVTIEVVPAIVSTLEDVYVCEGDTGVLDAGPGTNYTYLWNTGATTQTISTNVPGTYTVTISNGTCSKTFTGKLLNPDLPKFTNVVYDNHVLTLTASNPTGGVLEYSIDGGGVWQPSNIFYNVLNNTNYHLMVRVVDAKCGTTLDYFTFVISNAITPNMDGINDTIDFTGISGYNNFAASIFDRYGAQLFKATKTDAVWRGTLKGLNLATGTYWYKVQWENPASKKLEQRSGWILLKNRN, translated from the coding sequence ATGTTAAATAGGAGGATTGGAAATTTATTTTTGGCGTTATTTTTTGCACTAATCGGAAACTTTGTTTTTGCTCAGAACATAGATAGAGCAACGATTCCTGCAAAAAAAGCCAATGCAACCTCTATGAAGGCCGGTGCTTTTATAGATGTAAATACACCCAATTACACAGAGTCCGGCTACAGCATTACACAGCTGGTAAAAGAAGTGCTGATCTCGGGAGGAGCCTGTTCTACCTCCAATGTCAGCAACGTAAGTGTTTCTCCCAATTTAACAATAAGTGATCCCAGCCGCAGTTGGGGGTATTTTAATAAAGCTACTACAGCTTTTCCATTTGCAAAAGGTATCGTTCTTTCCACAGGATATGCTGCAAAAGCAGGAAATACTTATCAGGGAATTTTAAATGACGGTTTAGGTCCCAATGCCTTGGGAGACACAGATCTGGCTACGGCTTTAGGAATTAACAATGCCGAACTGAGAGATGCCACTTACATAGAATTTGATTTTGTGCCGGCTTCTACAGAAATCTCATTCAGATACTTGTTTGCCTCCAAAGAATATGCTCCCGGATTCCAGTTTGCATGTACCAAATCAGACGGATTTGCTTTATTGCTAAAAAAGGCAACAGATCCTACCTATACCAATCTGGCAGTGCTTCCCGGAGGCGCAGGACCTGTAAGTGTTACTAACATCCACCCGGCAATTCCCGGAGGTTGTGGTGCCGTTAACGCTTCTTATTTTGCAGGAATAAATAATCCGGTTGTTGAAACCAATTTTGACGGACGCACAATACCTTTGACTGCAAAAGCTACCGTAACTCCGGGTGTAACTTATCACTTTAAAATGGTTTTGGCAGATTTTAGTGACAGAAATTACGATTCAGCAGTATTTCTGGAAGCAGGATCATTCGATATCGGGGTGAAAATTTTAGACCCTGCCGGAGTTCAGCTTCCTGATACGGTTTATATGTGCGATAATGCTCCCCAAACATTCACAGCTTCTGTACAGGTTCCTAACGTTACCTATCAGTGGTTTTTAAATAATAACCCTATTCCCGGCCAGACTGGTCCGAGCTATACTGCTACGCAGCCTGGAGTATATAGTGTTCAGGTATTCATCCAGGGAAATACATGTCCCGGAACAGGAACCATTACAGTAGTGGGAGGAACTTCCCCCACCGTACAGAATGCCACCCTGACAGCCTGTTATACTGCTGGAAATGCAACTTTTAATCTACCTTCCGCAAATGCTTCTATCAGTACAACGCCCGGTGCAACATTTTCATACTATTTAAATCAGGCAGATGCCAATGCCGGAAATACAAATACTATTCCCAGCCCTGCCACCTTTTCGAGCCCGGGTGGACAAACAGTCTATGTTCTTGTCAAAAACGGTTTTTGCTCCAAAGTAGCTGAGCTGCAGCTGGTAAAAGCCTCTCAGATGACAGCATCAATTCTGCCGCCGGCGGTATTGACCTGTGCCAGCTCACAGACGACTTTAGATGCTTCAGCTTCTGTATATCCTGCAGGATCTACTTTTAACTGGACAACTACAGGAGGGAATATCGTTTCAGGAGGAACTACTTTAACTCCGGTTATCAATGCTCCGGGGACCTATACTTTAACTATATCAAAAACATATCAACCAGGAGGGGTAATCTGTACCACTACTGCTAATGTTACAGTTACCGGGGACAGCGCTCCACCGGTTACAGGGCTTACAGCAAGCAAAACGCAGATATGCAGCGGTGAATCGGTAACCTTAACAGCATCAGGAGGTACCACCTATAACTGGACAGGTCTTCCCGGAACAGGAAATACCCAGACTGTATCACCTACTGCAACTACAACTTATACGGTAACAGCGGTAGGAGCCAATGGATGCGTATCCCAAAATCCTGCAACAATCACTATTGAAGTTTCACAGCCTATTACTGTGCAGGATGCCGTATTGCATAAATGCTATGCTCCGGGACTTACCTATGATCTGACAACTGCTCAAAGCCAGATTACTTCTGCAGGAGCTGGGGTTACTTTTACTTACTATATCAACCAGGCTGACGCTCTTGCGGGCAATACTAATTTCATTGCAACACCTACGACTTATTCCCCTCCGGGAAATCAGACTATATATGTATTGGTGAAAAACGGAGGATGTCATTATGTAGTTTCCCTTCAGTTACTGAGAACAGCTGAAACAACACTTACGATAGCAGCACCGCAGGAAATAACCTGTACGACACCTCAGACTACATTAAATGCTTCTGCATCTGTAGTGCCTGCAGGATCTACCATTGCATGGACAGCAGCAGGAGGCGGAAATATTGTGTCAGGTGCCAATACCCTTACCCCTGTAGTCAATGCAGGGGGAACCTATACACTTACGGTTACCAATGTATCACAGCCTGGGAATTTAAGCTGTACTTATACGGCAACCGTAACCGTAACACAAAATACAACGTTGCCAACAGCTACTGTGGTATCTTCACAACCCAGAATATGTGTGGGAGAATCTGTAACTCTGACAGCTTCCGGTGGGGTTACCTATAACTGGGTGGGACTTCCAGGAAACGGAAATACACAGGTAGTTTCTCCGACTTTAACTACGGTTTACACTGTATATGCGGTATCTGCTAACGGCTGTGTTTCTGCAACCCCGGCAACGGTTACTGTTATCGTTGGACCGCCAACAGCGGGTGTATCGGCATCTAAAATAAAAATTTGTGCCGGAGAATCTGTTACACTTACCGCTACAGGTGGAATTACCTATAATTGGGTAGGGCTTCCCGGCAACGGAAATACACAGGTAGTTTCACCTACAATTACTACGGAATACTCAGTTTATGCACTTGGAGGTAATGGTTGTAGCTCAATAAACCCTGCGAAAGTAACAATTGAAGTGGTACCGGCAATTGTATCTACATTGGAAGATGTATATGTCTGTGAAGGAGATACAGGAGTTTTAGATGCCGGCCCAGGTACGAATTATACCTACTTATGGAATACCGGAGCAACTACCCAAACCATATCTACCAATGTTCCCGGAACTTATACCGTTACCATCAGTAACGGAACGTGTTCCAAAACGTTTACCGGAAAACTATTAAATCCGGATCTGCCTAAATTTACAAATGTCGTATATGATAACCATGTGCTTACCCTTACGGCAAGCAATCCTACAGGAGGCGTTTTGGAATATTCGATAGACGGGGGGGGAGTATGGCAGCCATCCAATATATTCTATAATGTATTGAACAATACAAACTACCATCTGATGGTAAGGGTAGTGGACGCAAAATGTGGAACAACATTGGATTACTTCACCTTTGTGATCAGCAACGCTATTACACCTAATATGGATGGAATAAATGATACGATTGATTTCACGGGAATCAGTGGTTATAATAATTTTGCAGCATCCATCTTTGACCGCTATGGCGCACAGCTCTTCAAGGCTACTAAAACGGATGCGGTCTGGAGAGGCACTTTAAAAGGCCTTAACCTGGCTACAGGCACCTACTGGTATAAAGTACAATGGGAAAATCCGGCAAGCAAAAAGCTTGAACAGCGCTCAGGCTGGATATTGCTAAAAAATAGAAACTAA
- a CDS encoding choice-of-anchor L domain-containing protein yields MLGYRLNKYFLFLVLLFTSAAVFSQNVRRKSPPKKATPATMKAGAFIDVNVPTYPQSAYTIEQLVKNVLISGGSVCAAPNVTNVTVSPNQLATDTERAWGYFNKGTTNFPFNDGIVLVAGKARRAGNGYEGTNPLSDEVPNSGVNDPDLVAAVNPPVILKDVVAVEFDFVPNSNQVKFNYLFASEEYTSGFPCGDFADSFALLLKKVGDPSYTNLAVLPGGAGPVSVTNIIPHGVGCDGETINEQYFAGLNTANIETNFIGRTVPLTAVATVIPGQTYHFKLVLADALDQRYDSAVFLQGGSFDIGMTIVDGNGNPLGDTINMCDNTPQVLKAQVSTVPGMTYKWYKDGVVIPNATSATYIATSPGVYQVKTFVGGTECQQASITIIGGTSPTAQNATLKLCATPALSTFNLEDAKPQISTTAGAVFRFYANQADAQAQNNNFITNLTNYNGTDGQVIYVVVSNGAFCSKLVTLTLKREETPVAQLNAPRLRICEGESLILTASGGVTYQWGDTSATGGVRTVSPTQTTTYTVYAIGAQGCKSLQPATITIDVVPAIVSSLKGGQICEGDMILLDAGSGPGYTYEWNTGETTQGITVGTPGEYTVTISNGVCSKEFKTLVIQAGIPEIIKVDYNDNGTMVLTATNPSNGILEYSVDNGFTWQSSNVFSNVPKNTVISIRVKVKNTSCVGFLEYFTFVMKNVITPNGDNVNDIIDFSGVSSYKDFNGRVFDRYGKEVFKAGKTRPYWDGYFQGKRLPTASYWYQVTYQDPASKQMAVKTGWILLKNLE; encoded by the coding sequence ATGTTAGGTTATAGATTAAACAAATACTTTTTATTTCTGGTATTACTGTTTACTTCTGCAGCAGTATTTTCCCAGAATGTCAGAAGGAAATCTCCTCCCAAAAAAGCCACCCCGGCTACCATGAAAGCAGGCGCATTCATAGATGTGAATGTTCCGACTTATCCCCAGTCTGCTTATACGATTGAACAGCTTGTAAAAAACGTACTGATATCCGGAGGATCTGTGTGTGCTGCTCCTAATGTAACCAACGTTACGGTATCTCCCAATCAGCTGGCGACAGATACGGAAAGGGCGTGGGGGTATTTTAATAAGGGCACAACCAATTTTCCTTTCAATGATGGTATAGTATTAGTTGCCGGTAAAGCGAGAAGAGCAGGAAACGGGTACGAAGGAACCAACCCGCTCTCAGACGAAGTTCCGAATTCAGGTGTCAATGATCCTGATCTGGTAGCTGCTGTTAATCCCCCTGTTATCCTAAAAGATGTAGTAGCAGTTGAATTTGATTTCGTTCCGAACAGCAACCAGGTGAAATTCAATTATTTATTTGCATCAGAAGAATATACAAGCGGATTCCCATGTGGTGATTTTGCCGACAGTTTTGCCCTTCTTCTAAAAAAAGTCGGTGATCCTAGCTACACCAATCTGGCAGTACTTCCCGGAGGTGCAGGCCCTGTAAGTGTTACGAATATTATACCGCATGGAGTAGGATGTGATGGAGAGACTATTAATGAACAGTACTTCGCCGGACTGAATACTGCAAATATTGAAACCAATTTTATAGGAAGAACAGTTCCCCTTACAGCAGTGGCAACGGTTATTCCGGGCCAGACATACCATTTTAAGCTAGTTCTTGCAGATGCTTTGGACCAGCGTTATGACTCTGCCGTATTTCTGCAGGGAGGATCTTTTGATATCGGAATGACCATTGTTGACGGTAACGGAAATCCTCTGGGAGATACCATCAACATGTGTGATAATACACCTCAGGTATTAAAAGCACAGGTATCTACCGTTCCGGGAATGACCTACAAATGGTATAAAGACGGAGTAGTGATCCCTAATGCAACCAGTGCCACATACATAGCGACCTCTCCGGGCGTATATCAGGTGAAGACATTCGTAGGGGGAACAGAATGCCAGCAGGCAAGCATTACCATTATAGGAGGAACCTCTCCGACAGCCCAGAATGCAACACTGAAACTTTGTGCCACTCCTGCCCTCAGTACTTTCAATTTGGAAGATGCAAAACCGCAGATCAGTACAACGGCAGGTGCAGTATTTCGCTTTTATGCCAATCAGGCAGATGCACAGGCTCAAAACAATAACTTTATTACAAACCTTACCAACTATAACGGGACCGATGGACAGGTAATTTATGTAGTCGTTTCCAATGGCGCATTCTGCAGCAAACTTGTAACCCTGACTTTAAAAAGAGAAGAAACACCTGTTGCTCAGCTTAATGCTCCGAGATTGAGAATCTGCGAAGGAGAATCTCTGATATTAACTGCTTCAGGCGGTGTCACCTATCAATGGGGAGATACTTCTGCAACCGGAGGAGTAAGAACAGTAAGCCCGACTCAGACAACTACTTATACCGTGTATGCTATCGGGGCACAGGGATGTAAATCTTTACAGCCTGCCACTATTACTATTGACGTAGTTCCTGCCATTGTTTCCTCACTGAAAGGAGGCCAGATCTGTGAAGGGGATATGATCCTTTTGGATGCCGGATCCGGACCGGGATATACCTATGAATGGAATACCGGAGAAACAACTCAGGGTATTACCGTAGGAACACCGGGTGAATATACGGTAACGATCAGCAACGGAGTATGTTCCAAAGAATTTAAAACCCTGGTAATACAGGCTGGGATTCCGGAAATTATAAAAGTTGATTATAATGACAACGGAACAATGGTTCTTACAGCCACTAACCCTAGTAACGGAATCTTAGAATATTCTGTAGACAACGGTTTTACCTGGCAGTCTTCCAATGTATTTTCTAATGTACCTAAAAATACCGTGATATCTATCCGGGTTAAAGTGAAGAATACCAGCTGTGTAGGATTTTTGGAATACTTTACATTCGTCATGAAGAATGTAATTACCCCTAACGGAGATAATGTTAATGATATTATTGATTTCAGCGGGGTAAGCAGCTACAAAGACTTTAACGGACGGGTTTTTGACCGATACGGAAAAGAAGTGTTCAAAGCCGGAAAAACCAGACCTTACTGGGATGGCTATTTCCAGGGGAAACGTCTGCCTACCGCATCTTACTGGTATCAGGTAACCTATCAGGATCCTGCCAGTAAACAGATGGCAGTGAAAACAGGATGGATTCTTCTTAAAAACTTAGAATAA
- a CDS encoding DUF1003 domain-containing protein: protein MKKEKEKTEVLEKIANGITWWVGSIPSLIVHTLFFITSFLLPMLNIVEFDKMLLILTTVVSLEAIYLAIFIQMSVNKSHEKIEDIQVDIEEISEDIEDIQEDIEEISEDIEEISEDIEEINEDIEDIQEDIEEINEDEDDEDHNERAKNVILKSNVSSNKNEIKALKDIISQLQTEIEQLKKDNE from the coding sequence ATGAAAAAGGAAAAAGAAAAAACAGAAGTTTTAGAAAAAATAGCGAATGGTATTACGTGGTGGGTAGGGTCTATCCCTTCGCTTATTGTTCATACCTTATTTTTCATCACGTCATTTCTTCTGCCCATGCTCAATATTGTTGAGTTTGATAAAATGCTTCTGATCCTTACAACAGTAGTTTCTTTAGAGGCAATTTATCTGGCTATTTTCATTCAGATGTCTGTGAACAAGAGCCATGAAAAGATTGAAGATATCCAGGTAGATATCGAGGAGATCAGTGAAGACATTGAAGATATCCAGGAAGATATCGAAGAAATCAGCGAAGACATTGAAGAGATCAGTGAGGATATCGAGGAAATCAATGAGGACATTGAAGATATCCAGGAAGACATCGAAGAAATCAATGAAGACGAAGATGATGAAGACCATAATGAAAGAGCCAAAAATGTAATACTGAAGAGTAATGTGAGTTCCAACAAAAATGAAATCAAGGCTCTGAAAGATATTATCAGCCAGCTTCAGACAGAAATAGAGCAGCTGAAAAAAGACAATGAATAA
- a CDS encoding TIGR02757 family protein yields MLSFEELKSFLNEKADQYNSPDFIEDDPIQIPHRFSVKQDIEIAGFLAATISWGNRKSIIRSADKMLDIMENSPYDFVLNHSEKDLEILQNKSIHRTFNGEDFAYFIRQFNKIYKENESLENLFLVKDQETNFQHAIERFRSSFLETEKHRSHKHISSPYKNSSSKRIIMFLRWMVRNDKRGVDFGIWENINQKHLSIPLDVHTGNISRKLGLVFRTQNDWKTVEELDAAIRKFDENDPAKYDFALFGLGVTKELL; encoded by the coding sequence ATGCTCAGTTTTGAAGAATTAAAAAGCTTTTTGAATGAAAAGGCAGATCAGTACAACAGTCCTGATTTTATTGAAGATGACCCCATACAGATTCCGCACCGTTTCAGTGTAAAACAGGACATTGAAATTGCAGGTTTTCTGGCCGCCACTATTTCATGGGGAAACCGGAAATCCATCATCCGTTCAGCAGATAAGATGCTGGATATTATGGAAAATTCTCCCTATGATTTCGTGTTGAATCATTCTGAAAAAGACCTGGAAATCCTTCAGAACAAAAGTATTCACAGAACATTTAATGGTGAGGATTTTGCTTACTTTATCAGGCAGTTCAATAAAATCTATAAAGAAAATGAAAGCCTGGAAAATTTATTCCTCGTAAAAGATCAGGAGACGAATTTTCAGCATGCTATTGAAAGATTCAGAAGCAGTTTTCTGGAAACGGAGAAACATAGGAGCCATAAACATATCAGCTCTCCTTATAAGAACTCTTCTTCCAAAAGAATCATTATGTTTCTGCGGTGGATGGTGAGGAATGATAAGCGTGGCGTGGATTTTGGTATCTGGGAGAATATAAACCAGAAGCATCTTTCGATTCCGTTAGATGTGCATACCGGGAATATTTCCAGAAAGCTTGGACTTGTTTTCAGGACCCAGAATGACTGGAAAACCGTGGAAGAGCTTGATGCTGCCATCAGGAAATTTGATGAAAACGATCCTGCCAAATATGATTTTGCCCTGTTTGGTCTTGGAGTGACCAAAGAACTTTTATAA
- a CDS encoding ribonuclease Z, which yields MSTYLTILGFNSAIPTINSSPTAQLLEMEERYFLIDCGEGTQVQLRKAKARFSKINHIFISHLHGDHCFGLPGLIASFRLLGRDNPLHVYGPKGIKKMLETIFTITETHRGFEVIYHELDKDYSEKIYEDSRVEVYTIPLDHRIYCNGYLFKEKPKDRHLNMKEIAKYSEIETCDYHNIKAGKDFVLSDGYVLKNEVLTLDPAAPVSYAFCSDTRYLETVIPIIKNVTALYHESTFLHDLKEMADYTGHSTALEAAMIAQKAEVGKLILGHFSNRYADLTVFTDEARNVFPNTFLPKALESVKI from the coding sequence TTGAGTACTTATTTAACGATATTAGGCTTTAACTCAGCTATTCCGACCATTAATTCTTCACCTACGGCACAGCTGCTGGAAATGGAAGAAAGATACTTCCTGATCGATTGCGGAGAAGGAACCCAGGTACAGCTGAGAAAAGCGAAAGCGAGATTTTCAAAGATCAATCATATCTTTATATCACACCTTCACGGGGATCACTGCTTTGGTCTTCCCGGGCTCATTGCTTCTTTCCGTTTGCTGGGAAGAGATAATCCCCTGCACGTTTATGGTCCGAAAGGAATCAAGAAAATGCTGGAAACAATCTTTACCATTACAGAAACGCACCGTGGCTTTGAAGTGATTTATCATGAGCTGGATAAAGATTATTCTGAAAAGATCTATGAAGACAGCAGGGTAGAAGTATATACCATTCCATTGGATCACAGGATATACTGCAACGGGTACCTTTTTAAAGAAAAACCTAAAGACAGGCATCTGAACATGAAGGAAATTGCCAAGTACAGCGAAATAGAAACCTGCGATTATCACAATATAAAAGCAGGAAAAGATTTTGTTTTGAGTGACGGGTATGTCCTTAAAAATGAAGTACTGACCCTGGATCCCGCGGCTCCTGTTTCCTATGCCTTCTGCAGTGATACCCGCTATCTTGAAACAGTGATCCCAATCATTAAAAATGTAACCGCTCTATACCACGAATCCACTTTTCTTCATGATTTGAAAGAAATGGCAGACTATACCGGGCATTCTACTGCTTTGGAAGCAGCAATGATCGCTCAGAAAGCTGAAGTGGGAAAACTGATCCTTGGACATTTTTCAAACCGGTATGCAGACCTTACGGTGTTTACCGATGAGGCCAGAAATGTTTTTCCCAATACCTTCCTGCCGAAAGCATTGGAAAGCGTAAAAATTTAA